In one Terriglobia bacterium genomic region, the following are encoded:
- a CDS encoding bifunctional (p)ppGpp synthetase/guanosine-3',5'-bis(diphosphate) 3'-pyrophosphohydrolase: MPGLHNPLVNFTRDRTARQLELRFEELLQKLRRNRPGEDAELVRRAYELASRQHKSQTRQSGEPYLSHPLEVAHILADLRMDATTLAAALLHDVVEDTKLPLAKLAELFGEETARLVEGVTKIGRLDLLAPEARQAENVRKMLLAMVNDVRVVLVKLADRLHNMRTLEYLDPEKQKRIARETLELYAPIAHRLGMSVLRGELEDLAFPHLEPDAYLELQKEVAEKSKAHQKFLDEVQDTIRKKLVANGIPAEVEGRVKGLYSLHRKSLRQQRPLEQIYDWLAVRVLTDTERNCYAALGVVHQIWRPVPGRFKDYIAMPRPNLYQSLHTTLIHGGQPFEVQIRTQEMHRIAEEGVAAHWKYKDGKSVSDADDRRIGWMRQLLEWTQEMQEPGEFLSTLKMDLSPVEVYAFTPKGRVLELPRGATPVDFAYTVHTEIGHQCVGAKVNGQMVSLRHEIANGDVIEVLTQKGHTPSRDWLSFVKTSRAKSKIRHWVSVQERAEAMDIGRRLLEKEARQFGRSLRKISAEDLARAASDCGAGGRPEDLFAAVGFGRFSARHVIARILGEPPPAAVPALEDTAAPLVKTVKRMLGMDESPLVVRGQDDLLVFRAKCCNPIPGDEISGYITRGRGVAVHNRACPNVQNLLYQSERRIAVEWGGAGKTTFPVQLLIRTKDRPGVLAEVTSVISGTGTNIRNLESRPDGANARIEANLDISDRRQLEGILANIKKIAGVFRVERVYRG; this comes from the coding sequence ATGCCTGGCCTTCACAATCCGCTGGTCAACTTCACCCGGGACCGCACCGCCCGGCAGCTTGAATTGCGTTTTGAAGAGTTGCTCCAGAAGCTGCGCAGAAACCGTCCGGGAGAGGACGCCGAGCTGGTGCGCCGCGCCTACGAGCTGGCCAGCCGCCAGCACAAGTCCCAGACTCGCCAGTCGGGCGAGCCCTACCTCTCGCATCCTCTTGAGGTGGCGCACATTCTGGCCGACCTGCGCATGGACGCCACCACCCTGGCGGCGGCTCTGCTGCACGACGTCGTCGAAGACACGAAGTTGCCCCTGGCCAAACTCGCCGAACTCTTCGGGGAAGAGACGGCGCGGCTCGTCGAGGGCGTCACTAAGATCGGCCGTCTCGATCTGCTGGCCCCGGAAGCCCGCCAGGCCGAAAACGTCCGCAAGATGCTCCTGGCCATGGTCAACGACGTGCGCGTGGTCCTGGTCAAGCTGGCCGACCGCCTGCACAACATGCGCACCCTCGAGTATCTCGATCCCGAGAAGCAGAAGCGCATCGCCCGCGAGACCCTGGAGCTCTACGCCCCTATCGCCCACCGCCTGGGCATGAGCGTGCTCCGCGGTGAGCTGGAGGACCTGGCCTTTCCGCACCTTGAGCCGGACGCCTATCTGGAGCTGCAGAAGGAAGTGGCGGAGAAGAGCAAGGCGCACCAGAAATTTCTGGACGAAGTGCAGGACACCATTCGCAAGAAGCTGGTTGCCAACGGCATCCCCGCGGAGGTCGAGGGGCGGGTGAAGGGCCTCTACTCGCTGCATCGCAAGAGCCTGCGCCAGCAGCGGCCCCTCGAGCAGATCTACGACTGGCTGGCAGTCCGCGTCCTCACCGACACCGAGCGCAACTGCTATGCGGCACTCGGCGTCGTCCACCAGATCTGGCGGCCGGTGCCCGGGCGCTTCAAGGACTACATCGCCATGCCGCGCCCCAATCTCTACCAGTCCCTGCATACCACCTTGATCCATGGCGGGCAGCCCTTCGAGGTGCAGATCCGCACGCAGGAAATGCACCGCATCGCCGAGGAAGGCGTCGCCGCGCACTGGAAATACAAGGACGGCAAGAGCGTCTCCGACGCCGACGATCGGCGCATCGGCTGGATGCGCCAATTGCTGGAGTGGACGCAGGAGATGCAGGAACCCGGCGAATTTCTCTCCACGCTGAAGATGGATCTTTCCCCGGTCGAGGTCTACGCCTTTACCCCCAAGGGGCGTGTGCTGGAGTTGCCGCGTGGGGCCACGCCGGTGGACTTCGCCTACACCGTGCACACCGAGATCGGCCACCAGTGCGTGGGCGCCAAGGTCAATGGGCAGATGGTCTCCCTGCGCCACGAGATCGCCAACGGCGACGTCATTGAGGTCCTCACCCAGAAGGGGCACACCCCCAGCCGCGACTGGCTCAGCTTCGTCAAGACCTCGCGCGCCAAGAGCAAGATCCGCCACTGGGTGAGCGTGCAGGAGCGTGCCGAAGCCATGGACATCGGCCGGCGCCTGCTCGAGAAGGAGGCGCGCCAGTTTGGACGCAGCCTGAGGAAAATCAGCGCGGAGGATCTGGCGCGCGCGGCGTCGGACTGCGGAGCCGGCGGCCGCCCCGAGGATCTCTTCGCCGCCGTCGGCTTCGGAAGATTTTCCGCGCGTCATGTGATCGCGCGGATTCTCGGCGAACCGCCTCCGGCCGCGGTGCCCGCTCTGGAAGACACCGCGGCGCCGCTGGTCAAGACCGTCAAGCGCATGCTCGGCATGGACGAGTCCCCGTTGGTCGTGCGCGGCCAGGACGACCTGCTGGTCTTTCGCGCCAAGTGCTGCAACCCGATTCCCGGCGACGAGATCAGCGGTTACATCACCCGCGGCCGCGGCGTGGCCGTGCATAACCGCGCCTGTCCCAACGTGCAGAACCTGCTCTACCAGTCCGAGCGGCGCATCGCCGTGGAGTGGGGCGGCGCCGGGAAAACCACCTTCCCGGTGCAGTTGCTGATCCGCACCAAGGACCGCCCCGGCGTGCTGGCCGAAGTCACCTCGGTCATCAGCGGCACGGGCACCAACATCCGCAACCTGGAGAGCCGGCCCGACGGCGCCAATGCGCGCATCGAGGCCAACCTGGACATTTCCGACCGCCGGCAGCTCGAGGGGATCCTGGCGAACATCAAGAAAATCGCCGGCGTGTTCCGTGTCGAGCGCGTCTACCGCGGCTGA
- a CDS encoding RidA family protein has protein sequence MKDVVLTDRGPKPIGPYSQANKANGFIFVSGQVALDPKTGEMLAGDIKQQTQRVMENLKGIVEAAGTKMQHIVKITVYLKDLNDFEAMNEVYGQYFPLAPPARSTVQVVRLPKDALVEIDAIATT, from the coding sequence ATGAAAGATGTCGTTCTGACGGATCGCGGACCGAAGCCCATCGGACCTTATTCGCAGGCCAACAAGGCGAACGGATTCATCTTCGTTTCCGGCCAGGTGGCGCTGGACCCCAAAACCGGGGAGATGCTGGCTGGAGATATCAAGCAGCAGACCCAACGCGTGATGGAAAACCTCAAGGGGATCGTGGAGGCGGCGGGCACGAAGATGCAGCACATCGTCAAAATCACGGTCTATCTGAAGGACCTGAATGATTTTGAGGCGATGAACGAAGTTTACGGCCAGTACTTTCCGCTGGCCCCGCCAGCGCGTTCGACCGTCCAGGTGGTGCGGCTGCCCAAGGACGCGCTCGTCGAAATCGACGCGATCGCCACGACCTAG